DNA from Bradyrhizobium japonicum USDA 6:
CAGCGAAGTCAAGTTCAAGGAAATCAACGAGGCCTACGAGGTCCTCAAGGACAAGGACAAGCGCGCGGCCTATGACCGCTTCGGCCATGCGGCCTTCGAGCAGGGCGGCCCCGGCGGCGGCGCCGGTTTCGGTGCGGGCTTCGCCTCCTCCTTCTCCGACATCTTCGAAGACCTGTTCGGCATGGCCGGGCAGCGCGGTCGCGGCGGCCGCGAGCGCGGCGCCGACCTGCGCTACAACATGGAAATCACGCTCGAGGAAGCCTTTGGCGGCAAGACCGCGCAGATCGAGATTCCGGTCTCGGTCACCTGCGAGGCCTGCTCGGGCATCGGCGCCAAGGCCGGCACCAAGCCGAAGACCTGCTCGAGCTGCGGCGGCGCCGGCCGGGTGCGGCAGTCGCAGGGCTTCTTCACGCTGGAGCGCACCTGTCCGAGCTGCCAGGGCCGCGGCCAGATGATCGAGGATGCCTGCCCGTCCTGCTCCGGCCAGGGCCGGGTCACCCGCGAGCGGACGCTGTCGGTCAACATTCCCCCGGGGGTCGAGGACGGCACCCGGATCAGGCTCGCCGGCGAGGGCGAGGCCGGGGTTCGCGGCGGCCCGCCCGGCGACCTCTACATCTTCCTGTCGCTGGCCCAGCACCAGCTCTTCCAGCGCGACGGCGCCGATTTGCACTGCCGGGTGCCGATCTCGATGGTGACGGCCGCCCTCGGCGGCGAATTCGAGGTGCCGACCATCGACAGCGGCAAAACCAAGGTGAAGGTGCCGGCCGGAACCCAGTCGGGCCGCCGATTCCGCATTGCATCAAAAGGCATGCCGGTGCTGCGCTCGCGCCAGATGGGCGACATGTATGTCCAGGTCGCCGTCGAGACTCCGCAGAATCTCACCAAGAAGCAGCAGGAATTGCTGGCGGAATTCGAGAAGCTCTCTTCCGGCAATACCCAGCCTGAATCCGTCGGCTTCTTCGCCAAGGTCAAGGATCTCTTCAGCAATCGGGCGACCTGACTCGTCTTGACCGTACCGCCTTCGGCCTATACCTGTTTATGACCATTTTCTGACACGCCGCGGTCCTGCGGTCCCGTCCGGTCCAGACATGCCATTGCCATCGTCCGCGCGTGCGTTGAAGAAGCCTCGTCTCGATGACGAGGTGCGTTTTCTCAGGTCGTGGATCGAAAAGCCGCTGCACATGGGTGCAGTGATGCCTTCGGGCAAGCTGCTCGCCCGGACCATGGCGCATTACGTCGACGTCAACTCGGACGCACCCGTGGTCGAGCTCGGGCCCGGCACCGGCGCTATCACCTCGGCCCTGGTCGAGCGCGGCGTTGACCAGAAGCGCCTCGTCCTCGTCGAATACAATCCCGGCTTCTGCGCCTTGCTGCGCGACCGCTATCCGCAAGCCAAGGTGGTGCAGGGCGATGCCTATCGCCTGCGCGATACGCTCTGGAACGTGCTCAGCGCGCCGGCCTCTGCCGTCGTCTCCGGTCTGCCGCTCGTGACAAAACCGATGCTGACGCGGCTCCGGCTGGTCCGCGACGCCTTCGCGGCGCTGACCCCGGGCGCGCCCTTCGTGCAGTTCACCTATGCGGTGGTGCCGCCGATCCCGAAATCGCTGCCCGGCGTGTCCACAGAGGCCTCGGAACGGATCTGGATGAACCTTCCGCCGGCTCGCGTCTGGGTGTATCGCAAGGACTAATTCCGCCGGCATTCCCCTTTGCGCGGCGGGCTCGTTTCGCCGAACGCATGGAAGCGGATGTCCGCACCCAAAATCCTGATCATTCCCGGCTCGCTGCGCACCGGCTCGCACAATGCGAAGCTGGCGGCCGTCGCCGCCTATGAATTCGCCCAGGCCGGCGTCGACGTCACCCGCGTCTCGCTCGCCGATTTTCCGCTGCCGATCTACGACGGCGATCTCCAGGCCAAGTCGGGCGTGCCCAAGCACGCGATCAATCTCAAGCGCATGATCGGCGCGCATCATGGCGTGCTGTTCGTTTCGCCCGAATACAACGCCTCGGTGCCGCCGCTGCTCAAGAACGCGATCGACTGGGTCAGCCGCGTACATGAGCTGCACGAGACGCGCGGCGACGTGTTTCGCAACCGCGCCTTCGCGCTCGCCGGCGCCTCGCAGAGCCGGCTCGGTGCGGCCCGTGCGCTCCAGGCGCTGCGGCTGATCCTGACCTCCTGCCACGCCAATGTGATTGCCAGCCAGCTCACGCTCGCCTTTGCCGACCAGGCCTATGACGATATGGACAGGCTGAAGAACGAGGGCGACATCGCCGCGTTGAAGGAGCTGGTGCGGCAATTGATCGACATTTCCCAACGCATGATGTGAGGTGACATGACGCCAGCCGAGATCGCCCCGAAGGATCGCCTGATCGTAGCGCTCGACCTGCCCAGCGTTGACGCCGCGGAGGCGATGATCGCAAGGCTCGGCGACAGCGTCACCTTCTACAAGATCGGCTACCAGCTCGCTTATGCCGGCGGCCTGCCGCTGATCGGCAAGCTCGCTGACAAGGGCAAGAAGGTGTTCGCCGATCTCAAGATGCACGACATCGGCAACACCGTCACGCGTGGTGTGGAGAGCGTGGCCAGGCTGGGTGCAACCTTCGTCACCGTGCACGCCTATCCGCAGACCATGAAGGGCGCGGTCGAAGGCCGCGGCAGCGCGAGCCTGAAGATTCTCGCCGTCACGGTGCTGACGTCCTACAACGACGACGACCTGCACGCGGCCGGCTATCGGCTCAGCGTCTCCGAGCTGGTCGAAGCGCGCGCGCAGCAGGCACAGGTGCTCGGCGTCGACGGGCTGGTGTCCTCGCCAGAGGAGGTCGGCGCCTTGCGCAAGATCGTCGGCCACCAGATGAGCCTCGTCACGCCCGGCATCCGGCCGGCGGGTTCTGCGACTGGCGACCAGAAACGCATCATG
Protein-coding regions in this window:
- a CDS encoding class I SAM-dependent methyltransferase, with translation MPLPSSARALKKPRLDDEVRFLRSWIEKPLHMGAVMPSGKLLARTMAHYVDVNSDAPVVELGPGTGAITSALVERGVDQKRLVLVEYNPGFCALLRDRYPQAKVVQGDAYRLRDTLWNVLSAPASAVVSGLPLVTKPMLTRLRLVRDAFAALTPGAPFVQFTYAVVPPIPKSLPGVSTEASERIWMNLPPARVWVYRKD
- the dnaJ gene encoding molecular chaperone DnaJ; this encodes MSTKRCYYETLEVERTADDSVLKSSFRKLAMKFHPDRNPGDDTSEVKFKEINEAYEVLKDKDKRAAYDRFGHAAFEQGGPGGGAGFGAGFASSFSDIFEDLFGMAGQRGRGGRERGADLRYNMEITLEEAFGGKTAQIEIPVSVTCEACSGIGAKAGTKPKTCSSCGGAGRVRQSQGFFTLERTCPSCQGRGQMIEDACPSCSGQGRVTRERTLSVNIPPGVEDGTRIRLAGEGEAGVRGGPPGDLYIFLSLAQHQLFQRDGADLHCRVPISMVTAALGGEFEVPTIDSGKTKVKVPAGTQSGRRFRIASKGMPVLRSRQMGDMYVQVAVETPQNLTKKQQELLAEFEKLSSGNTQPESVGFFAKVKDLFSNRAT
- the pyrF gene encoding orotidine-5'-phosphate decarboxylase; this encodes MTPAEIAPKDRLIVALDLPSVDAAEAMIARLGDSVTFYKIGYQLAYAGGLPLIGKLADKGKKVFADLKMHDIGNTVTRGVESVARLGATFVTVHAYPQTMKGAVEGRGSASLKILAVTVLTSYNDDDLHAAGYRLSVSELVEARAQQAQVLGVDGLVSSPEEVGALRKIVGHQMSLVTPGIRPAGSATGDQKRIMTPGRAIAAGADYLVVGRPVVEAADSKALAEAIQAEIAQALGA
- a CDS encoding NADPH-dependent FMN reductase, with amino-acid sequence MSAPKILIIPGSLRTGSHNAKLAAVAAYEFAQAGVDVTRVSLADFPLPIYDGDLQAKSGVPKHAINLKRMIGAHHGVLFVSPEYNASVPPLLKNAIDWVSRVHELHETRGDVFRNRAFALAGASQSRLGAARALQALRLILTSCHANVIASQLTLAFADQAYDDMDRLKNEGDIAALKELVRQLIDISQRMM